The Vannielia litorea genomic interval CGACGGCCTACCCGGTGTATTGAGCGGGGCAGTTCGGGGTCAGTGAGCGGGGTGGGCAGTTTGCCCACCCTCCGAGCCGGTGATGCCCCGAGCGGCACTGCCGGCCTTGAAATCGCCACGTGAAGCCCGTAAGTGGCCCCGAACGAACACCCGAGGAAAGAGCACCCATCATGGCCCGCGCCAATCCGCTTCAGTTCATCCAGCAGGTCCGCACCGAGGTGGGCAAGGTCGTCTGGCCGACCCGCCGCGAGGTGGTGCTGACGACCGTCATGGTCTTCATCATGGCGATCCTCACGGGCGTCTTCTTCTTCCTCGTCGACTGGCTGATCCGCACCGGCTTGACCCAGATCCTCGGCCTGTTCGGCTGAGGCCGGAGGGCGGGTGCGCCATCAATGCGCACCCTACGGACTTGAAATCGGAAGGCGGGGAGAGTATCCCGCCAGCAATCCCCGAAAACATGGCGCGCCCGAATCGACGGCGCGCCCGTTTTTTATCGGGGAGTCGGATTGACGCGCCCCGAGGGGGGCCAGAGACAAGCAGGTTTGACATGGCAAAGCGGTGGTATTCGGTGGCGGTTCTCTCGAACTTCGAGAAGAAGGTGGCCGAGCAGATCCGGACGGATGCGGAGGCTGCCGGCCTCACCGAGGAGATCGAAGAGGTTCTGGTGCCGACCGAAGAGGTCATCGAGGTGCGCCGGGGCAAGAAGGTGACCGCTGAGCGGCGCTTCATGCCGGGCTACGTGCTGGTTCGGATGGACATGAGCGATGCGGGCTATCACCTGATCACCTCGATCAACCGCGTCACCGGCTTCTTGGGGCCGCAGGGCCGCCCGATGCCGATGCGCGATGCCGAGGTTCAGGCGATCCTTGGCCGGGTCGAAGAGGGCGAGGCCGCGCCGCGCAGCCTGATCACCTTCGAGGTCGGCGAGAATGTGAACGTGACCGACGGGCCTTTCGAGGGCTTCAGCGGCAACGTGGAGGAGGTCGACGACGAGGGCCAGCGCCTGAAGGTCACGGTGTCGATCTTTGGCCGTGCCACTCCGGTCGAACTGGAGTTCACGCAGGTCTCCAAGCAGGTGTGACGCGAAACATGTCGGTGGGCTGATTGCCCACCCTGCGGGGCCGCTCCGGTTGGGGCGGCCTTTTGCGTTGAGGGCTTACACCGCCCGATCTTGCTGGTAGAGGCCGGCAAAATAGACCCGCATGTTGGGCCACCAGAAGGCCTCCTCTTCCCATGTCGGCAGAGGGTCGTCGCTGAATTCGTCGATATAGGCATGGCCCACCCTAGGGTCCGGCCCGGCGCGGTAATCGAGCAGCATGGCCTCGCTCTGATGATAGCCGATGGCGATGAGGCGCGGATCGATGGGCGAGAGGTCCAGCTCCGGGCGGTCAGGGGCCATCAGATCGCGCAGCGGAGCGACTTCTTGCAGGGGCAGACTCTCAGAACGGCTGATGAGGGCAAGCGGCTCGGTATCGCGCGGGTCCTCCGGGTCGCCCCAGTGCAGAGTGTTGTTCCAGCCGCCGTTGAAGTGGCGGTAGATGACGCGCCACGGCTGCGGGAGCGCCACGCCGAGGCGGGCTTCTTCGGCGGCGATCTCAGTCTCTGAGAGACGCCCTTCAGGATGTACGCCCACCGGGCGCAGCCGTACGCCCTGCTTCCTCAGTGCCGGGTCTGTCTCTTCTTCAAAAACCTGGTGCTCGCTGAGATGCCAGAGAAAGAGGCCTTCAGGCGTGACCTCCGAAGTGGGCTGGCGCAGCCGCTTCCGGTCGCGGCTGTCCATCTGGATCTCATCCTGCTCAGGGATCAGCGCCAGTGTTTCGGTCAGCAGGCAGGCGTCTTCGGCAGAAAGCTTGTCAATCATGCGCGGAATGGGCCTGCTGCTACGGGCAGGAGCAAGCCCTGATCTGCAGCGCTTGAGGGAAACCTCAGGCGCGGGCCGGATCGGCCCGCGAAATGGCTGCGAAGCCGCCGTAGCTGGTGCCACGCACGGTTTTGCGGATCACCCGTTCGGCGCGCACAGGGTCGGAGACGGAAAAGCTGATCCAGAGTGCGCCCGGCTCGTCGCTGCTGGGCATCTCCTGCGTGCCGGTGGAATGGCCGAGGTCCGCCATCTCCAGAGAGGCCTCGATCAGCACCATTGCCTCTTCGCAAAACTCGTGGGGCGTGGTGCGGCCGGGGGTGGCGTGGCGAATGTCATCCAGCCGGTAGCTGACGGCAAGCCATGTGCCCGCGGGCGGATGTGCCTCGGTCTCGGTGTGGATCATGTCCCCGGCTCCACTGAAGTGTTTGTTCCCTCATTAACCACAATACGACCGGGTCCGGCGGGTTCGGGGCCGATTTGTGGCTTTGTTGCGGCGCGTGCTGTGCCGTGGCGTCATCTGAGGTTGAGTGGCGGCGCTGTGGATCGCCCCCGTCACAGGGGTTTGACGCAGGGCGCGAAAGGCCCTATGCAGCGGCTTCCTTCGTCCCCCGTCATCCCGGCGGGGCCGAATCGCGTGGGAGGGGCGGCGCTCGCGGGTGCCAAGCCAGACCACGTCAACATGAAGGCAGCCCATCGCGTTGGGTGGCCGTTGAGCAAAGGAGGCCCTTATGGCCAAGAAGATTGCCGGCACCATGAAGCTTCAGGTGCCCGCCGGACAAGCAAACCCCTCTCCGCCGGTCGGTCCGGCGCTGGGTCAGCGCGGCATCAACATCATGGAATTCTGCAAGGCGTTCAACGCCAAGACGCAGGAGATGGAGCCGGGTGCGCCCTGCCCGACCGTGATCACCTACTACCAAGACAAATCCTTCTCGATGGATATCAAGACGCCCCCCGCGTCTTACTACCTGAAGAAGGCCGCCAAGGTGAAATCCGGGGCCAACACCCCGTCGCGCCAGACCGTGGGTTCCGTTACCGTCAAGCAGGTGCGCGAGATCGCCGAAGCCAAGATGAAGGATCTGAACGCGACCGATATCGAGGCCGCGATGAAGATCATCGTCGGTTCCGCGAACTCCATGGGCATCGAGGTGAAGTAAGATGGCAAAACTCGGAAAACGCACCCGCGCCGCCCGTGAGGCCTTTGAAGGCAAGCACGACCTCAGCGTGGAAGAGGCCGTCGCCCTCGTGAAGGGCAACGCCAGCGCCAAGTTCGACGAGACCGTCGAGATCGCAATGAACCTCGGCGTCGACCCGCGCCACGCCGACCAGATGGTCCGCGGCAAGGTTTCGCTGCCGAACGGCACCGGTAAGGAGGTCCGCGTGGCCGTCTTCGCCCGTGGCGAAAAGGCTGATGAGGCCAAGGCAGCCGGTGCCGACGTTGTGGGCGCCGAAGACCTGATGGAAACCGTTCAGGGCGGCAAGATCGACTTCGACCGCTGCATCGCCACCCCCGACATGATGCCGATCGTCGGCCGTCTGGGTAAGGTGCTTGGCCCGCGCAACCTGATGCCGAACCCCAAGGTCGGCACCGTCACGATGGACGTGAAGGAAGCCGTGGAAGCCGCCAAGGGCGGTGAGGTCCAGTTCAAGGCCGAGAAGGCTGGCGTGGTTCACGCCGGGATCGGCAAGGCCTCGTTCGACGAAGCCAAGCTGATCGAGAACGTCCGCGCTTTCGTGGATGCGGTCTCCAAAGCCAAGCCGACCGGCGCCAAGGGCACCTACATGAAGAAGATCGCGATCTCTTCGACCATGGGCCCGGGCGTAAGCATCGAAGTGGACAACGCGCTGGGCAACTGAGCCCGGACAGCGAAAGAATTGAGAGGGGCGGGCCGATTGGCTCGCCCTTTTTCGTTTGTGGCGCCGTAGTATGCGTCGATTTAGAGGCGAAAGCCGCCCCGGTGGCGTGGCCGCTCTTGATTCCGCACCGCATCCCGCCGATCTTCGGATCACCGGCTAAAACGCGGCCGGGGTGCCGGAAAGAGGACCGCTATGGCTGACGCATCCTATGGCTGGGGGCTGGTGAGCAACCCCGAAGACCGCGACGCCTTCGAGAGCGCGATCCGGGGGCTGCACGGAGAGCTTGCCAACCTCGGCGCACATGGCGCCATCGATGGCTCGACCCGGGCGCTCTACGACCGTCAGGTTCGGGCGATGGCCGAGGAGTTGCGGCGCAAGGCCACGATGGGCGAGATCACCTGGCGGCAGGCGGCGACAGAGGCCAACACCGTGCGCAACACGGTCATGGACTCCCTGCGCGGCCGATCAACCCCGCTTGGGCGGGCGCTGGCGGAATCGTTGAAGAGCCAGGGCAAGACCCTCAACGAGATGATCGCCCGCAAGACCCTGCAACTTTTCGGCCCCAATGCCAACTTCAACGCGCTTTCAACGGCGCAGCAGAACCAGG includes:
- the rplK gene encoding 50S ribosomal protein L11, which gives rise to MAKKIAGTMKLQVPAGQANPSPPVGPALGQRGINIMEFCKAFNAKTQEMEPGAPCPTVITYYQDKSFSMDIKTPPASYYLKKAAKVKSGANTPSRQTVGSVTVKQVREIAEAKMKDLNATDIEAAMKIIVGSANSMGIEVK
- the nusG gene encoding transcription termination/antitermination protein NusG, whose product is MAKRWYSVAVLSNFEKKVAEQIRTDAEAAGLTEEIEEVLVPTEEVIEVRRGKKVTAERRFMPGYVLVRMDMSDAGYHLITSINRVTGFLGPQGRPMPMRDAEVQAILGRVEEGEAAPRSLITFEVGENVNVTDGPFEGFSGNVEEVDDEGQRLKVTVSIFGRATPVELEFTQVSKQV
- the rplA gene encoding 50S ribosomal protein L1 gives rise to the protein MAKLGKRTRAAREAFEGKHDLSVEEAVALVKGNASAKFDETVEIAMNLGVDPRHADQMVRGKVSLPNGTGKEVRVAVFARGEKADEAKAAGADVVGAEDLMETVQGGKIDFDRCIATPDMMPIVGRLGKVLGPRNLMPNPKVGTVTMDVKEAVEAAKGGEVQFKAEKAGVVHAGIGKASFDEAKLIENVRAFVDAVSKAKPTGAKGTYMKKIAISSTMGPGVSIEVDNALGN
- a CDS encoding SMI1/KNR4 family protein, with product MIDKLSAEDACLLTETLALIPEQDEIQMDSRDRKRLRQPTSEVTPEGLFLWHLSEHQVFEEETDPALRKQGVRLRPVGVHPEGRLSETEIAAEEARLGVALPQPWRVIYRHFNGGWNNTLHWGDPEDPRDTEPLALISRSESLPLQEVAPLRDLMAPDRPELDLSPIDPRLIAIGYHQSEAMLLDYRAGPDPRVGHAYIDEFSDDPLPTWEEEAFWWPNMRVYFAGLYQQDRAV
- the secE gene encoding preprotein translocase subunit SecE, with amino-acid sequence MARANPLQFIQQVRTEVGKVVWPTRREVVLTTVMVFIMAILTGVFFFLVDWLIRTGLTQILGLFG